The following coding sequences are from one Nicotiana tomentosiformis chromosome 3, ASM39032v3, whole genome shotgun sequence window:
- the LOC104091565 gene encoding uncharacterized protein, protein MTGRVITKRKLEEVYVVMLTEKYSAILPQKLDDPGSFTIPCILGGVYLEKALCDSGASINLMPFSIFRKLDLGEMKDIGISLQFANQSTKKPKEIIENMLVRVDTFVFPVDFIVLEMKECPNEPIILGRPFLATGRAIIDLHQGQLILRVDKENEFKDDQLISDSIERCLTKSDTTQDDDPTIRKEAERLENDSKDKEIIRRKTNSSLKST, encoded by the exons atgaccggccgggtcattacaaaaaggAAATTAGAAGAAGTTTATGTGGTAATGCTTACTGAAAAATATAGTGCTATACTTCCACAAAAACTTGATGATCCTGGTAGTTTTACCATTCCATGCATTTTGGGAGGAGTATATCTTGAAAAAGCACTTTGTGATTCTGGAGCTTCAATAAATTTGATGCCATTTTCTATCTTTAGAAAATTGGATCTTGGTGAAATGAAGGACATAGGTATTTCTCTTCAGTTTGCAAATCAAAGTACTAAGAAACCTAAGGAAATAATTGAAAATATGCTTGTAAGAGTAGATACGTTTGTGTTCCCTGTAGATTTTATAGTGCTTGAAATGAAAGAATGTCCTAATGAACCAATAATTTTAGGTAGACCATTTCTTGCTACAGGAAGAGCAATCATAGATCTTCATCAAGGACAACTAATTTTGAGGGTTGATAAAGAAA ATGAATTCAAAGATGATCAATTAATTTCTGACTCAATTGAAAGATGTTTGACCAAATCAGACACTACACAAGATGATGATCCCACAATCAGGAAAGAAGCTGAAAGACTAGAAAACGATTCTAAGGATAAAGAGAT AATAAGAAGAAAGACTAATTCAAGTCTTAAAAGCACATAA